In Falco naumanni isolate bFalNau1 chromosome 5, bFalNau1.pat, whole genome shotgun sequence, the following are encoded in one genomic region:
- the LOC121088979 gene encoding guanine nucleotide-binding protein G(t) subunit alpha-3-like: protein MGNGSSSESKESARRSRELEKKLQADAEREARTVKLLLLGAGESGKSTIVKQMKIIHKDGFTYQERMEYRSVIYSNAVQSILSIVKAMTKLGISYENPARIEDERKLCAMATALEDGDMSSELVELIKQLWSDGGTQACFARAAEYQLNDSAAYYLNDLDRLSMPDYVPSEQDVLHSRVKTTGIIETQFSFKDLNFRMFDVGGQRSERKKWIHCFEGVTCIIFCAALSAYDMVLVEDKEVNRMHESLQLFNSICNHKCFAATSIVLFLNKKDLFQEKIKKVHLNICFPEYNGLNTFEDAGNYIKKQFLDLNIRKEDKEIYSHLTCATDTQNVKFVFDAVTDIIIKENLKDCGLF from the exons ATGGGCAATGGATCCAGTTCTGAGAGCAAGGAGTCGGCCAGGAGATccagagaactggaaaagaagcTCCAGGCAGATGCAGAGAGGGAAGCCAGGACAGTCAAACTACTACTTTTGG GTGCTGGAGAGTCAGGAAAGAGCACTATCGTAAAGCAAATGAA GATTATCCATAAAGATGGTTTCACCTACCAGGAACGCATGGAGTACAGATCCGTCATTTACAGTAATGCAGTGCAGTCTATCCTGTCTATCGTGAAAGCAATGACTAAGTTAGGAATCAGTTATGAAAACCCAGCTAGAATT GAAGACGAAAGGAAGCTGTGTGCCATGGCAACAGCTCTGGAGGATGGCGACATGTCTTCTGAATTGGTTGAACTCATCAAACAACTGTGGAGCGATGGTGGGACCCAGGCCTGCTTCGCAAGGGCAGCGGAGTACCAGCTCAACGACTCGGCAGCCTA TTACCTCAACGATTTGGATAGGTTATCAATGCCGGACTACGTGCCTAGTGAGCAAGACGTTTTGCACTCCCGAGTGAAAACAACTGGGATTATAGAgactcagttttctttcaaggaTTTGAATTTCAG gaTGTTTGATGTGGGTGGACAGcgatcagagagaaaaaagtggaTTCATTGCTTTGAGGGAGTTACTTGCATCATATTCTGTGCTGCACTCAGTGCCTATGACATGGTTCTGGTGGAAGATAAAGAAGTG AACAGAATGCATGAAAGCCTTCAGTTGTTCAACAGCATCTGCAACCACAAGTGCTTCGCAGCCACTTCCATTGTGctgtttctaaataaaaaagacctctttcaagagaaaataaaaaaagttcatCTGAACATCTGCTTTCCTGAGTATAATG gattaaatacatttgaagaTGCTGGAAATTATATCAAGAAACAATTCCTAGACTTAAACATAAGGAAAGAAGATAAAGAGATATATTCTCACTTGACATGTGCCACAGACACCCAGAATGTCAAGTTTGTATTTGATGCAGTCACAGACATAATAatcaaagaaaatctgaaagactGTGGGCTTTTCTAG